A region of the Dyadobacter sp. CECT 9275 genome:
GGCTCAAAAAAGTTGGACGGGGCTTTGGATGGATGCTGCGCCCATTTAAACTTCCAGGACCCGTTCAGCGATTTTACAAAAGGTGTTTGCTTTTCAAAGGCCAGGGCACTTTTTTCGTCAGGATAGGGAATGAAATCGGTTCTCGGCTTTTCAGTATTGATACTGGTTACCTCCGGATCCTGCCATTCGGGGATTACCTGTCCGAGAGAGGGAAAGAAGCCGGTTAGTGTGCAAAGAACGATCAGCGAGATCCGCATCTGGTAAAAATCAATCATATTTTTTGGACTTCTTAAATGTTAGAGTGTGCTGAGGGTAATTTCTTGATTTTAACCCAAAATTAGATATAATGACAAAGAAACACCTATTAAATAAATTCATAAATTAAGATTTATTTAAGCAATGCATTTAACTTTCCACCCGGATAGTAAGATAATTCGATCTTCTCAAAAGCCGGATTAACCGGTAAAAAATAAAAAAGATGTTACTAGCTGTTGACGTAGGGAATACAGATACCGTTTTTGGACTCTATCAGTCCGGCGAATGGAGCAGTGTATGGAGAACCCGCTCACTTGTACAGGAGGGCGATTCCCATTACGAATCGCGGCTAAGGCTTTATTTTTTGGAAGCAGGGCTTTGGTTTGGAGATGTCTCCACGGTAGTTTTAAGCAGTGTGGTACCGGCTCTCACACCGGTCATCCAGCGGATGCTCCGGTCGCTTTTCGGGGATGAAATCATATTGGTAGGACCGGATATCTACCCTGGGCTCAACATCGCCATTGATCATCCGCATGAAATTGGTGCGGATCTGATCGCCAATTCGGTGGCGGTGATGTCCCGGTATGAGCAAAATTGTGTGATCGTTGATTTTGGTACCGCGCTCACGTTTACCACCGTTTCGAAGAACCGTGAAATTCTGGGCGTAGCAATACTTCCCGGATTGGTCACCGCGGTAAAGGCGCTTTTTGCAAATACGGCTCAGCTTCCGGAAGTGCCTCTTCAGCTTCCGGCATCGGCCATTGGGAAGAACACCACAGAGGCTATCCAGGCAGGTATCCTGTTAGGTTATGAAGGGCTTGTGAAATCACTGATCCAGAGAATAAGAACCGAGCTGGGAGGCGACTGCATTGCCGTGGCTACGGGCGGCTTATCTTCTATCATAGATACCCTGCGGGACGAGTTTGTGGAGATCGACCGGAAATTGACCCTGGACGGACTCCGGATTATTGGAGAGAGTATTCAGGAGAACAGGAGTTAGCGGACCAACTTGACAGTTATCCGCCCATATTTCGGAAATTTCCATTCTTAATCAATTCCAGGCCAGCCACAGGCTGATTGTAGAGATATGCCCAGCAGTGCAATATTTCATTATTGGACAAGGTAACAGGTACAACACGCCGAAGGTAAAGACTTGCTTTTTCGTCTTCTGAAACATCTTCATAGTCATCAAGCTCCATAAATAAATCAGTTGGGTTATGCGGTTTATAAACCTCACCGTATACTTTTTCGGATGCCTGTGGCTCATACACCGCACCCGGGTACCAGCTGACCCTGTAAAGCTTCCCAGGAATCCTCCCAAGCCCCTGAAAGTAAGATGACTCCTGTAATCGTGCAGAGAAAGGATTGTCAAATCCCTTCATCAACGTACCGTATGTAAACAGAAAAGAAGACTCGGATACTGTCATGCCGGATAGGTTTAATTATATCTGTCAATAATAATAATTTATAGAATTTTTCTGTTTTGCAATATAATGCTGTGCTGATATATATCATTAAAAGTGGTATTTTTCTTATATTTACGAATAGAGCTTCATCTTTTTTCTTTAATGATTATGTACGAAAAGAATCTGGGAACCAAACAAAAGGCATTGCGGGTCAATCTTGATCGCGGAATATACGGATCGTTTGCGGAAATCGGAGCTGGGCAGGAAACAGCCGCATTCTTTTTTAAGGCAGGAGGTGCTTCGGGGACGATCGCAAAAACGATGTCTGCCTATGATATGACTTTCAGTGATGCAATATATGGAACGGAGGAAGGCGGCAGGTATGTGGTAGAATCCCGGCTGATGAAAATGCTGAACCGGGAATATAATCTGGTGGAAAAGCGTTTATCCGAAAAAAGGGGGAATGATAGTCTTTTCTTTGCATTTGCCAATACCGTAGTAGCCCTTAACTTTCAGAAAACCAATGAGTCACATGGGTGGATTGGCCTTCAGTTTCAATTGTCTCCGCTGGGCCCAACCAATTACGTTGTCATACACGTACGAATGCGGGACAACGAAAACCTTCTGCAGCAACAGGCTTTGGGGATCATCGGTGTCAATCTCATCTATGGCTGTTACTTTTACCACAAGTCGCCGGAAACACTGCTGTTGTCTTTAATGGATGACCTGACGCCCGAGCGGATAGAGATAGATATGGTTCGTTTCAGCGGGCCTGATTTTTCTGATGTGGATAACCGTTTAATGAGCCTCAGACTGGTCAAGAACGGGTTTACCGATGCCGCTCTTTTTGGTGCAGACGGTGGGGTGTTACAGCCATCAGAGGCGTTGTATAAAAAACATATCCTGATGATGCGCGGAAGGCTGCGGCCCATTACCAATGTACACATTGACCTGATCAGCAATGGGCAGAAACAGTTTCTGGCAGAGCCGGATGTGGACGAATCAAAGGTGGTGCTGGTATCGGAACTAACACTACATAATCTGAAAGGCGGTGCCCGAGATATTGACGAAAAGGATTTTCTGGATCGTGTGGATATTCTCTGTTCGCTGGGGCACATGGTGATGATCTCAAATCACCACGAGTACTACCGCCTTGTAGCTTACCTGTCGAGGCTCACCAAGTTGAAAGCCGGGCTGCTACTGGGAAGCCCGAGCCTGCAGGATATCTTTGATGAAAAACATTATGAATTCCTTCCCGGCGGTATCCTCGAATCTTTTGCAACGCTTTTCAGCCGAAAGGTGAAGTTATTCATTTATCCTACTTTGCAACCAGACGGTTCCGTATACAGCTGTGCAAATTTCGAGATTCCCGAGCATCTGCGTCCTTTGTTTCAATACCTGATCATCAATAACAAAATTGAGGACATTATTAACTACAACAAGGAGCACATGCACATTACAACCGATAGTGTGCTGGATAAGATCAAACGCGGGGAGCCCGGCTGGGAAAAGCTGGTTCCAGAGAACGTTGCAGCGATTATCAAGGAAAAATCTTTATTCGGGCTGCCCAGTACGGAAATCGTTTCGGCAGAGTGATCAAATGATTATAGAAATCCTGACAAGGTGAAATAATCAGTCAGGATTTCTGCTTTTCTGGAAATTGGTATCCTAAAAATCAGCTATTTTCATTAAATAATCCTGATGATTGGCCGGTTTTAAAGTAATACAAGAGGTTTTTTGGCTTTTGGAATAAATTAATTGCCAATGGCCACTATCCTTAACCCACCCTCAACTTTTTCAGGCCGGCTTCGTTATCTCGGTCCGGGTTTTATTCTTTCTGCAGCAATTGTAGGTTCCGGCGAGCTCATTGCCACCACTGCGCTGGGAGCAAAAGCAGGTTTTGTCCTGTTCTGGATCATTCTGCTGAGCTGCCTGGTTAAAGTTGCCCTCCAGCTGGAATTTGGCAAAAACGCGATCTACTCCGGTACCTTCATGATGCATAATTTTAACCAGCTTCCTGGCCTGAAACTGGGGAAAGCTCACTGGAGCATCTGGCTCTGGTTATCTCTTCAGGGCCTGAAATTACTACAGGTGGGTGGTATTGTAGGAGGCGTTGCTATTGTGCTGCATATGTCATGGCCGGGTATTTCTGTGAATATCTGGGCTATCATCTCGGTTCTGATCACGTCCTTTCTGGTTTACAGAGGGCACTACGGGCCCGTGGAAAAGGGGGCGCTGGTGATGATCATCCTGTTCACTGCTGTGATTCTGATATCCTTGTTACTGTTACAGGGAACCCAATATGCCATTCATTGGGTGCAGATAGAGGAAGGGCTTCAGTTTTCACTCCCTGCCGGTATGGTGGCGATGGCTTTCGGGGCGTTCGGTATTACAGGTGTGGGAGGGGACGAAATCATGTATTATAATTACTGGTGCATAGAAAAGGGCTATGCTGCATACACCGGCCCTAATGACGGAAGTCCCGAATGGGTTGCTCGTGCAAAGGGTTGGTTTAAGGTTATGTATCTGGACGCCGTGCTGTCGATGGTGGTGTATACCATTGTGACGGCTGCGTTTTATTTACTCGGTGCGGCAGTGCTGCATACCCGCGGCACGGTTCCCGAAGGTTATCAGATGATAGAAGTGCTGTCGGGGATTTTTACTGAAACGTTGGGCTCCTGGGCTAAAAACTTGTTTTTAGCAGGGGCATTTTTCGTTTTATATTCTACATTATTCACTGCCACTGCCAGTTGGTCAAGGGTATGGGGCGATGCTTTCGGGCAGTTGGGATGGATGAAGTATGAAACAGAGGAAGAGCAGCGGAAAGGTATTGGTCTGCTTTCCTGGATTTTACCGGTAGTTTGGTGCATCCTCTTTCTGTTTTTACAGGCACCGGTCATGATGGTGATACTGGGTGGGATTGCCACTTCTGTTTTATTACTCCTCGTGGTTTATGTCTCTTGCATTTTCAGATATCGAAGTCTTCCCAAATCATTGGAACCGTCGGCTGTTTACGACCTGTTTTTCTGGATAAGCGTGATTTCCATTCTTACCGTGAGCGCATACGGTATCTGGCAGATTTTGTAATAGTATCTTGAAAACCAAAGGAAATTGTCCGCACCAGCCTAAAGCAGCAGTTTACTGAAACTCAACTGGCTTAAAACTTTCCGGCATTGATATTACTGAATATTTTTCTGCTTTGACGGTAGTACAAAAACCAAAAATGGTTGTACTATTCACTAAGGGAAACCGATCCCCAAAAGCGTCTGTCAGGGTATATATCTGTTAACCGATCATTCCTAAATTCTGTCTATATGAGCGAAGAAAACCAGATTTCAAGAAGAGACTTTATTAAAAATTCCACCGGTGCCGCCGCCGCACTCTCTATTCCGTATATTATCCCGACGAGTGCTTTTGGTTCCAATGACCGTGTACGGGTTGCCGTGTTGGGTGTAAATGGTCGCGGACAAAGCCATATCAGCGGTTTTAATAACCTGAGTAACGTAGAAGTTGCATGCCTGTGTGACCCGGACAATAATATTGTACAGAAACGTGCGAAAGAATTTAAGGAGACTACTGGAAAAACAGTTAAAACAGAAAATGACCTAAGGAAGGTTTTTGAAGATAAATCGATCGACGCGGTAAGTATTGCTACCCCAAACCACTGGCACGCGCTTGCCACGATTTGGGCATGCCAGGCAGGAAAGGATGTGTATGTGGAAAAACCGGGATCTCACAATCTGCATGAGGGCCGGAAAATGGTAGAAGCTGCCAAAAAATATAAGCGGGTAGTACAGCACGGTGTGCAGCTGCGCAGCTCGGAAGCTCTGAAAGAAGCGGTTAAACATTTGCGTGACGGATTGATCGGGAATGTTTATATGGCACGCGGGCTGGTATATAAATGGAGACCGGATATCGGAGATAAGGGAACTTCACCTGTACCCGAAGGGCTAAATTATGACTTGTGGACGGGCCCGGCTGAAATGAAGCCGTTTTCAAAAAACTATGTCCATTATGATTGGCACTGGCATTGGAATTATGGTAACGGAGATATCGGCAACCAGGGTATTCACGAAACAGATATGTGCATGTGGGGCCTTGGTGTGGAAAGCTTCCCGGAAAAGATTACCTCGTCCGGCGGTAAATTTCTCTGGAACGATGCCAAGGAAACGCCGGAAGTGCTGAGTTCCTCATTCATTTATCCTAAGGAAAAGAAAATTATAGAATTCGAGGTACGTCCCTGGATGACCAACTCAGAAGATGGTGTCGGAATTGGAAACATTTTTTACGGGTCGGAAGGGTATATGGTGGTAAAAGGATATGATTTCTATGAGACTTTTCTTGGAAAGGAAAAGAAACCTGGACCAACCCGCAAAGCCGGAGGAGATCACTACAAAAATTTCATAGACGCTGTGGTGGCCCGCGATCCGAAGCTGCTGAACGGGCCGGTTGAAACAGCGCATTTATCGTCAGGTCTGGCGCATCTTGGAAACATTGCCTACCGCACCGGACGGGCACTCACCTTTGATCCGAAAAAGGAAAAATTTGTAGGCGATGAGGAGGCTAACAAATATCTGACACGTAATTACCGGTCTCCTTACAAACTGCCGGAGATCGTTTAATATGTTAATTTGATGTGTGTAATGGTGATTTAGCCCGTGCTGTTAGTGCGGGCTATTTTTGTGTTATGTGGTTTGGAAATCTTTTCCTTTCTCTGTGGCTCGCGCATTATGAAAGGGGTATTTTTTTCGATTTTTCCGGAACATAAGTGACGGTAGCGGTACTGCGTAGTCAAAAGCGCAATACACACAAAACCACTCTCTTATGTCAAACAACAACACGTTATGGTGGGCCGCTTTAGTGGCCTGGATGGCCGGGGCGACCTGGTGGCACGTATGCAAGGTCAAATTGCTTTGTGATGCTCCCATGGTATCTGCCAACCCCGCACCAACCGAAACTTTTGAAGTTGTCCCGCTTCACATTAAAGACGGGACCAGCCTGGACCTTCATTCGCCCGGGAACTTTGGCTTTGCCAAGTCAGGTTTCGAAGCCAATGTTTCGGCTGTAAAAGTGCAAATTGATTCTTTATCGGCCTACCTTAAGGCCAATCCGAACAAAAAAGTAACCATCACAGGATACTATTCCTCCGAAGAAACCAACGCTACCTCATGGCTCAACCTGGGTATTGCCCGTGCAGAAGGAATTAAGCGTTATTTTGTGGCCAACGGATTGCCGGCAGATGCGTTTACCACCGTAAGTGAGTTGCAGGATGGCATACAGTTTAGCATGGATTCCTTAAAAGGAGGCATCGGTTTTGCAATTGCTGACCTGGCAGGGGTGACTGAGAAAACACTAGCCGAAGGGCAGAAATATGAAAGTATATTCAAGCCATTGGATATCTATTTTAGTACAGGAAGTTCGGAATACATCAGGACTTCTGACAATGCGAAATTTATACAGGAAGCAAAACAGTTCCTTGCGGAGCACAGGGATAAAAAGCTTCTTTTGACCGGACATACCGACAACGTGGGCAATGAGGCCGCTAACGCTTTGCTGTCCGGCAAGAGAGCTGATTATGTGAAGCGCCAGCTTATTGCTGCTGGTTTGCCGGAGAGTCAGCTTTCGACAGACGCAAAAGGTCAAAATGCACCGAGGGAGTCCAACGATACAAAAGAAGGACGCGCCGCCAACAGGCGTGTGACGATCGTGGTGCAATAAGTACGTATCCCTTGTTTTAACTCATTAAAT
Encoded here:
- a CDS encoding type III pantothenate kinase; translated protein: MLLAVDVGNTDTVFGLYQSGEWSSVWRTRSLVQEGDSHYESRLRLYFLEAGLWFGDVSTVVLSSVVPALTPVIQRMLRSLFGDEIILVGPDIYPGLNIAIDHPHEIGADLIANSVAVMSRYEQNCVIVDFGTALTFTTVSKNREILGVAILPGLVTAVKALFANTAQLPEVPLQLPASAIGKNTTEAIQAGILLGYEGLVKSLIQRIRTELGGDCIAVATGGLSSIIDTLRDEFVEIDRKLTLDGLRIIGESIQENRS
- a CDS encoding gamma-glutamylcyclotransferase family protein, with the protein product MTVSESSFLFTYGTLMKGFDNPFSARLQESSYFQGLGRIPGKLYRVSWYPGAVYEPQASEKVYGEVYKPHNPTDLFMELDDYEDVSEDEKASLYLRRVVPVTLSNNEILHCWAYLYNQPVAGLELIKNGNFRNMGG
- a CDS encoding TonB-dependent receptor; the protein is MYEKNLGTKQKALRVNLDRGIYGSFAEIGAGQETAAFFFKAGGASGTIAKTMSAYDMTFSDAIYGTEEGGRYVVESRLMKMLNREYNLVEKRLSEKRGNDSLFFAFANTVVALNFQKTNESHGWIGLQFQLSPLGPTNYVVIHVRMRDNENLLQQQALGIIGVNLIYGCYFYHKSPETLLLSLMDDLTPERIEIDMVRFSGPDFSDVDNRLMSLRLVKNGFTDAALFGADGGVLQPSEALYKKHILMMRGRLRPITNVHIDLISNGQKQFLAEPDVDESKVVLVSELTLHNLKGGARDIDEKDFLDRVDILCSLGHMVMISNHHEYYRLVAYLSRLTKLKAGLLLGSPSLQDIFDEKHYEFLPGGILESFATLFSRKVKLFIYPTLQPDGSVYSCANFEIPEHLRPLFQYLIINNKIEDIINYNKEHMHITTDSVLDKIKRGEPGWEKLVPENVAAIIKEKSLFGLPSTEIVSAE
- a CDS encoding Nramp family divalent metal transporter, encoding MATILNPPSTFSGRLRYLGPGFILSAAIVGSGELIATTALGAKAGFVLFWIILLSCLVKVALQLEFGKNAIYSGTFMMHNFNQLPGLKLGKAHWSIWLWLSLQGLKLLQVGGIVGGVAIVLHMSWPGISVNIWAIISVLITSFLVYRGHYGPVEKGALVMIILFTAVILISLLLLQGTQYAIHWVQIEEGLQFSLPAGMVAMAFGAFGITGVGGDEIMYYNYWCIEKGYAAYTGPNDGSPEWVARAKGWFKVMYLDAVLSMVVYTIVTAAFYLLGAAVLHTRGTVPEGYQMIEVLSGIFTETLGSWAKNLFLAGAFFVLYSTLFTATASWSRVWGDAFGQLGWMKYETEEEQRKGIGLLSWILPVVWCILFLFLQAPVMMVILGGIATSVLLLLVVYVSCIFRYRSLPKSLEPSAVYDLFFWISVISILTVSAYGIWQIL
- a CDS encoding Gfo/Idh/MocA family protein, with translation MSEENQISRRDFIKNSTGAAAALSIPYIIPTSAFGSNDRVRVAVLGVNGRGQSHISGFNNLSNVEVACLCDPDNNIVQKRAKEFKETTGKTVKTENDLRKVFEDKSIDAVSIATPNHWHALATIWACQAGKDVYVEKPGSHNLHEGRKMVEAAKKYKRVVQHGVQLRSSEALKEAVKHLRDGLIGNVYMARGLVYKWRPDIGDKGTSPVPEGLNYDLWTGPAEMKPFSKNYVHYDWHWHWNYGNGDIGNQGIHETDMCMWGLGVESFPEKITSSGGKFLWNDAKETPEVLSSSFIYPKEKKIIEFEVRPWMTNSEDGVGIGNIFYGSEGYMVVKGYDFYETFLGKEKKPGPTRKAGGDHYKNFIDAVVARDPKLLNGPVETAHLSSGLAHLGNIAYRTGRALTFDPKKEKFVGDEEANKYLTRNYRSPYKLPEIV
- a CDS encoding OmpA family protein; protein product: MSNNNTLWWAALVAWMAGATWWHVCKVKLLCDAPMVSANPAPTETFEVVPLHIKDGTSLDLHSPGNFGFAKSGFEANVSAVKVQIDSLSAYLKANPNKKVTITGYYSSEETNATSWLNLGIARAEGIKRYFVANGLPADAFTTVSELQDGIQFSMDSLKGGIGFAIADLAGVTEKTLAEGQKYESIFKPLDIYFSTGSSEYIRTSDNAKFIQEAKQFLAEHRDKKLLLTGHTDNVGNEAANALLSGKRADYVKRQLIAAGLPESQLSTDAKGQNAPRESNDTKEGRAANRRVTIVVQ